The Macaca nemestrina isolate mMacNem1 chromosome 6, mMacNem.hap1, whole genome shotgun sequence genome window below encodes:
- the LOC105484093 gene encoding zinc finger protein 354A, translated as MAAGRREARPQVSLTFEDVAVLFTRDEWRKLVPSQRNLYRDVMLENYRNLVALGLPFTKPKVISLLQQGEDPWKVEKDSSGDSSLGSKSSHKTTKSTQTQDSSFQGLILKRSNRNVPWDLKLEKPYIYEGRLEKKQDKKGSFQIVSATHKKIPSIERSHKNTELSQNFSPKSVLIRQQILPRDKTPPKCEIQGNSFKQNSHLLNQPKMTADKRYKCSMCEKTFINTSSLRKHEKNHSGEKLFKCKECSKAFSQSSALIQHQITHTGEKPYICKECGKAFTLSTSLYKHLRTHTVEKSYRCKECGKSFSRRSGLFIHQKIHAEENPCKYNPGRKASSCSTSLSGCQRIHSRKKSYLCNECGNTFKSSSSLRYHQRIHTGEKPFKCSECGRAFSQSASLIQHERIHTGEKPYRCNECGKGFTSISRLNRHRIIHTGEKFYNCNECGKALSSHSTLIIHERIHTGEKPCKCKVCGKAFRQSSALIQHQRMHTGERPYKCNECGKTFRCNSSLSNHQRIHTGEKPYRCEECGISFGQSSALIQHRRIHTGEKPFKCNTCGKTFRQSSSRIAHQRIHTGEKPYECNTCGKLFNHRSSLTNHYKIHIEEDS; from the exons ATGGCTGCGGGGCGGCGGGAAGCGAGGCCCCAG GTGTCACTGACGTTCGAGGACGTGGCCGTGCTCTTTACCCGGGATGAGTGGAGAAAGCTGGTTCCTTCTCAGAGAAACTTGTACCGGgatgtgatgctggagaactaCAGGAACCTGGTCGCACTGG GACTCCCATTTACCAAACCGAAAGTGATCTCCCTGTTGCAGCAAGGAGAAGATCCCTGGAAGGTGGAGAAAGACAGTTCTGGCGACTCGTCTCTGG gATCGAAGAGCAGTCATAAAACCACAAAGTCAACGCAAACACAAGACTCTTCATTTCAGGGACTGATACTGAAAAGATCCAACAGGAATGTACCTTGGGATTTGAAATTAGAAAAGCCTTACATATATGAAGGCAGATTAGAGAAAAAGCAGGATAAAAAGGGAAGTTTTCAGATAGTTTCAGCCACCCACAAAAAAATCCCCAGTATAGAAAGAAGCCATAAAAATACTGAATTAAGCCAAAACTTCAGCCCAAAGTCAGTGCTTATTAGGCAACAGATACTTCCCAGAGACAAAACACCACCAAAATGTGAAATACAAGGGAACAGCTTCAAACAGAATTCACATTTACTTAATCAACCAAAAATGACAGCAGATAAACGCTATAAATGTAGTATGTGTGAAAAAACCTTCATTAACACTTCATCCCTTCGTAAACATGAGAAAAACCATAGTGGAGAGAAATTATTTAAGTGTAAAGAATGTTCAAAAGCCTTTAGCCAAAGTTCAGCTCTTATTCAGCATCAAATAAcgcatactggagagaaaccctacatatgtaaagaatgtgggaaagcctttactCTCAGTACATCCCTTTATAAACATCTAAGAACCCATACTGTGGAGAAATCCTATAGATGTAAAGAATGTGGTAAATCCTTCAGCCGAAGGTCAGGCCTTTTTATACATCAAAAAATCCATGCTGAAGAAAACCCTTGTAAGTATAATCCAGGTAGGAAGGCATCTAGTTGCAGCACATCCCTTTCTGGATGTCAAAGAATTCATTCTAGAAAGAAGTCCTACTtatgtaatgaatgtggcaacACCTTTAAGTCTAGCTCATCCCTTCGTTatcatcagagaattcacacaggagagaaaccttTCAAATGTAGTGAATGTGGGAGAGCCTTCAGCCAGAGTGCATCTCTTATTCAACATGaaagaattcacactggagaaaagcccTATCGatgcaatgaatgtgggaaagGCTTTACTTCTATTTCACGACTTAATAGACACCgaataattcatactggagagaagttttATAATTGTAATGAATGTGGTAAAGCCTTAAGTTCCCACTCAACACTTATTATTCATGAGCGAATTCATACCGGAGAGAAACCCTGTAAATGTAAAGtatgtggaaaagccttcagaCAGAGTTCAGCTCTCATTCAGCATCAGAGAATGCATACTGGAGAAAGACCCTATAAATGTAATGAGTGTGGGAAAACTTTCAGGTGTAACTCATCGCTTAGTAATCaccagagaattcatactggagagaaaccatatcGATGTGAGGAATGTGGGATATCTTTTGGCCAAAGTTCAGCTCTTATTCAACATCGAAGGATTCATACAGGAGAAAAACCTTTTAAATGTAATACATGTGGAAAAACTTTTAGACAAAGCTCATCACGTATTgcacatcagagaattcatactggagagaaaccctatgaatgtaataCATGCGGGAAACTTTTCAACCATAGGTCATCCCTCACGAATCATTATAAAATTCACATTGAAGAGGACTCCTAG
- the LOC105484022 gene encoding putative uncharacterized protein MSANTD5 isoform X1, which translates to MMSSWNLFSQVRSAETKYQCSANPGTEQALQAQREDRFPGEHSGGKMEKVTLPTETTRNIQKMKQKNAAQESEKASVRSIKPWSDQEIQSFLQEWEFLEREVYRVKKKYHVVSKTIAQRLKQRGMKKSWQECLQMLISLQDLYFTIQEANQRPRCPPLPCPYGEALHRILGHRWKISVFSGPPCADAVDLAPPEHQPQAWGIPIAVQELTWAPTPVIYVENPPVPEWEPWNTNGHAPYMNPAFPPAAPGPLPQWAISTD; encoded by the exons ATGATGTCCTCATGGAATCTGTTCTCTCAG GTTCGGTCAGCGGAGACTAAGTACCAGTGTTCCGCCAACCCAGGAACAGAGCAGGCCCTGCAGGCGCAGCGAGAAGACAGATTCCCGGGAGAGCACTCAGGAGGAAAAATGGAG aaagtAACACTTCCCACCGAAACTACCAGAAACATccagaaaatgaagcagaaaaatgCAGCCCAGGAATCAGAAAAGGCCTCAG TCCGGTCAATTAAACCTTGGAGTGACCAGGAAATCCAGAGTTTCCTGCAGGAATGGGAATTTCTTGAACGTGAAGTGTACAGGGTGAAGAAGAAGTATCACGTAGTATCAAAAACAATTGCCCAGCGTCTCAAGCAGAGAGGTATGAAGAAGAGCTGGCAGGAGTGTCTCCAGATGCTAATAAGCTTGCAGGACTTATACTTCACTATTCAGGAGGCCAACCAGAGGCCAAGGTGCCCACCCTTGCCATGTCCTTACGGCGAGGCCCTGCACCGGATTCTGGGACACAGATGGAAAATCAGCGTCTTCTCAG GTCCTCCCTGTGCAGATGCGGTTGACCTCGCACCTCCTGAGCACCAGCCCCAGGCCTGGGGCATTCCCATAGCCGTTCAGGAGCTGACGTGGGCCCCGACACCTGTGATCTATGTGGAAAATCCTCCGGTACCCGAATGGGAGCCCTGGAACACGAATGGTCACGCTCCATATATGAATCCTGCTTTTCCCCCAGCAGCCCCAGGCCCCCTACCACAGTGGGCCATCTCTACTGACTGA
- the LOC105484022 gene encoding putative uncharacterized protein MSANTD5 isoform X2, with the protein MEKVTLPTETTRNIQKMKQKNAAQESEKASVRSIKPWSDQEIQSFLQEWEFLEREVYRVKKKYHVVSKTIAQRLKQRGMKKSWQECLQMLISLQDLYFTIQEANQRPRCPPLPCPYGEALHRILGHRWKISVFSGPPCADAVDLAPPEHQPQAWGIPIAVQELTWAPTPVIYVENPPVPEWEPWNTNGHAPYMNPAFPPAAPGPLPQWAISTD; encoded by the exons ATGGAG aaagtAACACTTCCCACCGAAACTACCAGAAACATccagaaaatgaagcagaaaaatgCAGCCCAGGAATCAGAAAAGGCCTCAG TCCGGTCAATTAAACCTTGGAGTGACCAGGAAATCCAGAGTTTCCTGCAGGAATGGGAATTTCTTGAACGTGAAGTGTACAGGGTGAAGAAGAAGTATCACGTAGTATCAAAAACAATTGCCCAGCGTCTCAAGCAGAGAGGTATGAAGAAGAGCTGGCAGGAGTGTCTCCAGATGCTAATAAGCTTGCAGGACTTATACTTCACTATTCAGGAGGCCAACCAGAGGCCAAGGTGCCCACCCTTGCCATGTCCTTACGGCGAGGCCCTGCACCGGATTCTGGGACACAGATGGAAAATCAGCGTCTTCTCAG GTCCTCCCTGTGCAGATGCGGTTGACCTCGCACCTCCTGAGCACCAGCCCCAGGCCTGGGGCATTCCCATAGCCGTTCAGGAGCTGACGTGGGCCCCGACACCTGTGATCTATGTGGAAAATCCTCCGGTACCCGAATGGGAGCCCTGGAACACGAATGGTCACGCTCCATATATGAATCCTGCTTTTCCCCCAGCAGCCCCAGGCCCCCTACCACAGTGGGCCATCTCTACTGACTGA